CCAGCCCATGCGCGCCCCCAGTTCTGACGGATTGACGCTGCGACGAATCAGCCCTGGAGCAGGCATGGCAACCAGCAAGAATCCCAGACCTTCTAGAGCACGCAGCGCCAGCAGCCAGATGAAGTCTGTGGCCGCGGCCCCCACCATGCTGGACAGTGCCATCATCATCAGCCCCGTCAGCAGGCTGCGACGCAGCCCCCATTTGTCTGCCCCCAGGCCCACCACCAGGCCCAGCACCATGCCCGCCACCTGGACGGTGGAAAGCAAGAATCCAGCCTGCACCAGAGACATGCCCAGTTGCTGCTGCAACAGGGGTACGGCGGGCGGCAGCTTGCCCACATGCAGCGAAGCACTGACGCCCGCCGCGACGATAATCCATGAGGGGTTCAGACCCCGGCTAGTCACAGGCTCCACCACGTTGTCTCTTTTTCTCAGCTAGGTGATATGTCAACTATCTAGCATATGACAAAACATGAGGCCGATCGACAAGCGGGCTCGCAAGCACTGTCAACAAAGGCAGCGCTTAGCCCGGTCCGAGCAAGAACACGGCCGAGCCTTGGGGGGCCGGAGTGATCTGCAAAGCCGGCGAAGGTCAGAGTGCTGGTGGCCGTGGTGACGCAGGCACCAGCGATCCGGGAGCAGGAATGGGAGCGACGGGCATTGGTCTGGGTGCCGGCACGGGCAGGGACCGCCGCCAGCAACGCCATCTCCACCGACGCTGACGCTCTCCTTGCTCAAAGAATGTCCAGCGGCTGCTTGAAGCGCGGCGGGGGCGATACAGCATCAATCAGTGCCAGCTCCTCCGCACTAAGCCTGAGCTGCAGTGCGCAGACGTTGTCTCGGATATGGTCTGCCGAGCCGCTCTCGGGAATTGGCAGCACATGGCCGCTGCGCAGAGCCCATGCCAGAGCCACCACACTGGCGCTGACACCATGGCGACCACCGATTTCGGCCAGCAAACCCTGCTCGATCAGCTCACCATGTCCAAGCGGGCAGTACGCCATCACGGTCACGCCGTTGTTCTGGCACCAGGGCAGCAAGTCATATTCGATGCCGCGGCTGAAAACGTTGTAGAGCACCTGATTGACCATGCAGTTGCGACCACCCGGAACTTGCCACAGCTCCTGCATATCGTCGGTGTCGAAATTAGAGACGCCCCAATGGCGAATCCTGCCCTGCATCTTCAGGTCCTCGAACCCGGCTACAGTCTCGGCCAGCGGCGTATTGCCGCGCCAGTGCAGCAAATAGAGGTCGATACAGTCCACTCCCAGCTTGTAGGCACTGGCCTCGAACGCGCGCGTCACTCCCTGGCGGCTGGCATGCATGGGCAGCACCTTGCTGACCAGAAAAGGCCGGGGCCGACTTTGCGTCCAGTCACGCAGGACCTCGCCAATCAGTTCCTCCGAAAGGCCATCGCCATACATCTCGGCGGTGTCGATCACGCTCAGGCCCAGCTGCAATCCGGTGAGCAAGGCCGCTTTCTCCTCGCCCCAGCTACGCCGACCCTGGCCAAGATGCCAGCTGCCCATGCCCAGATTGGCATGCCCCTGCAAGAAAGATATGGCACTGTGCATATGACCGATCCCCAAGAAAATTCTTTAAAACATGCTGTTTGTCCGATATTAATGACGCTTTGCGCTATCAATCCTGCTACTTTTGTCAGCTCAGTTTGAGCCACGTTATGCTTCGCTTACGAATCAACGACGATGATTCGAATGCGTATGTGAAATCAAGTTCGCTATTACTAATAGCTTTCCTCAATAAATTCATAACACGGGAGTTCATTGAATGTTCAAGTCCATCGCGGCCGCCGTTCTAGGCCTGTCACTTTCTCTGGGCGTATGGGCCAAGGCTGACGCCACTGAGGAGTTACCTCCTGAAATCAAGGCCCTGCACTGGCAGGAAAGTGGGAAGGGAGAAATCGCCGACAAGGCCAGCGTCAAGATTCCATCGGGCTATGCCTTTCTCGGACAGGCCGACACGTCCAAGCTGCTGCAGGCATTTGGCAATCCGCCCAGCAGCGATCACTTTTTGATAGCCCCGAAATCGCTGGACTGGTTTGCCGTGTTCTCGTATGAAGACACCGGCTATGTGAAGGACGACGAAAAGATCGATGCCGACGACTTGCTCAAATCCATGCAGGCAGGCGACAAGGCCGGCAACGAACAGCGCAAGAAACTCGGCCTTGAAGCGCTGTACACCGATGGCTGGCAGGTGCCGCCTCATTACGACACTACCACCAAGCGACTGGAATGGGGCCTGCGTCTGCGGGGTGAAACGGGTGAAAAAAACGTCAACTACACCTCGCGCATTCTGGGCCGCAGCGGCGTGATGACGGCGACCCTGGTCTCCGACACCGCCACGCTGGCCCAGAACACCGATGAGTTCAAGAAGGTGCTCGCCGGCTTCGACTACAACAGCGGCCAGACCTATGCCGAATTCAAGAACGGCGACAAGGTCGCCGCCATTGGCCTGGGCGCACTGGTACTCGGCGGTGCGGCCGCGGTTGCCACCAAGAAAGGCCTGTGGGGTGCGATTGCAGGCTTTCTGGCTGCAGGCTGGAAGATCATCGCCGCCGCAGCGGTCGCGCTGTTCGCAGGCATAGGCAAATTATTGGGCCGCAAGAAAGCCGCTGAATAGCAGCATTCAATCAGCTGCGGCTACCCCCTGTAACCCCGCCCCGCGCATCGCTAAGATCGCGGGGTTTGTCTTGTACCGAAAGCAGTCTTGTATTTCACGATCTCCACGCAGCTGCAGGTAGTTCTGGCCATCGTCCTGTTCTATCTTTATGACGCGGCCTTGCTGCTCAAGCCCGAAGAGGGTTTGCTGCGCCCGCTACGCTCGGGGTGGCGGGCACAGTTGGCCAGCCGGGGCTTCGAGCTGCGTCAGAACCGCCTGCTATGGCTACCTGTTTTTGCGCTTCACCGGCCCGTGTACCGGCAGCGCTGGAGCGCCACACGGATTCATCTGCCCGGTGATGCGAAATTTTCCACGGCAGTGGAGGCACATGCCCGCAGCTTCAAAGCGTTTGCGCTGCCGCTGTATCTGCTGGCCGCGCTACTGTTTCTCGGTCTTCCCGCCGCCTTGCTGGTGCTTCATTCCGAGCTGATGCAGCTGACTGCACTGGCACTCATCTATCTGAGCACGGCCTGGCTGGGCTGGCTGGCCCTGCGCCATGGCAGACAGGGCCGCTGCGACCTGGACTTCGCGCTCTCGACGGCATTTCAAATTCTGCTGTGCCCCCCATTTGCCCTCAATGTCGTGCGCAAGCTCTCGCTGTCATATGAAATACAAGCCGACTTGCTGCAGACGGCCCAGACCCTCATGAGCGTCTCTCAGTGGCAAGACCTGGCAGCACAGGTGCAACAGCTGATGCAGCGCGAAATGGATGAAATTGCCGAACTGCCCGAATATGCGCCAACGCTTGCGCAGATGCAGCAGGCACTGCGGGTGCTGGAGCAAAACAGCGCTGGAAGCTGAACAGGCCCTCAGGCTGCCCCCACAATAGCGGCTTCCATCACAGCGACCATCGCGAGCACACCATGGCCTTTGCCGACAACCTCAAGCAACTTCCTTCCATTGCCCATATCTCCGAGCTGCAGCTGATCGACTCCGACGGCAAGCTGGCCGCAAGCATTCCGAATGCTCCCGGCAAAGCTGGCTCGGTCACCGTCTACAACGCGCTCTATGCCAAACATGGCAGCATCAACGTGGCTGCTGCCGAAGAAGGCCTGCAGCTGTTTGCCGAGCACACCGAAGACGCCAAGGCACGCCCCGGTGCGCATCCCAATATCGATCGACTGCTGGATGTGATTGCCAGCGGCAAGGGCTATGCCGTAACGGTGATTGCAGCCTGAGCGCCTTCAAGTCCTTTCTCTGATGGAGGGGCCTGATCTTGCTGCCGGGCCTTGCGCTGCCTGCGGCCAGAGGTCTTCGGGGCCCACGCACTGAACACGATTGCGCCCCGCGCGTTTGCCTCGATAAAGCGCCGCATCGGCCTGCTGCAGCGCGACGTCAAATGCATGCGAAGCGACGAAGGGATGGGAAACGCCAATCGTTGCCGTGCAAGTGACACAGCCATGCAGGCTGATGCCCGGTATCGCGATCTCGGCAATCGCCGCACGTATTCTTTCGGCCAATTGCGGAGCTTCATCTCCCTGCAGCCCCGGGCAGAGAACCACGAACTCCTCACCGCCCAAACGGCATTTCAGGTCGCTTCTGCGCGTGCTCTGCCGAATCACTTCCGCCACCCGACACAGCACAATGTCGCCGAACTGGTGCCCGTAGTTGTCGTTGATGCGCTTGAAATGGTCAATATCCACGATCAACAGGTGGACGGACACTCCCTTAGCAGCCGCGAAATGCGCCTCCAGCCCGTTGAGCAGGCCCCGCCGATTGAGCAGCTTGGTCAGCGGATCCTGTGCGGCCATGCTGCCGAGTTCGTCGGTAAGTCGTCGCAACACCAGCCAGACGGCGCCTGGCGGGATCACCGTGCCGAGGAAGGACATATAAATATAGAACACCATCTGAAAACGGCTATTCATGTCCAGGGCCTGCAAGCCGCCTTGCAGGATCAGCACGAACTTCATGGCATTGAGAGTGCAGATGCCGCCGATCAGAATGGCAAAGACCACCATCTCCACGACCATGTTCCTGGCAAAGCTGCGCATGCCCCGCAGCAAGGTGACCGTCATCCCCAGAAACAGCAAGGCACAGGCCCCGGCCAGCATGGCCTGGCGCGCCTCCAGACCCAGTGTCGAATGCACCAGCACCTGCGCCGCGCTATAGGTCAGCGCCAGAATCAGCAGTGGCCGCCACACCGGAGTGGGACGATTGAAGAAGCGCATCGCGCCCAGTGCATAGACCACCGGAGCACACAGAGTCAGCGTGTGATTGACGACACTCATCGCGCTCCAACCCGGCTTACCGCCCAGCAGCTGCAGCACATAGGCACAACCCAGCAGCAGATTGCCCAGTGCAAAGACCTCCATGCCCATTTTCCTGCCGGGCAACCGGCGGCTGATCAGCATGAACAGCACGCAAAAACACAGCAGATGCACGCAGAGCATGCCCAGGATGACGGTCGCAACCATGAAATCGCTCATATCCGGTAAAGACAGGTGCTACATGGCTCAGACCATGAAAACCGCCAGAGCTGCAGATCGACAAAGCCGGACTGGCACATGCTTTGTTCAAGCTGGTCAATCCGCACACGTAAATATTTGCAACTTTAACGTGTTATGCCGGCCCAAGATGTCAAAACCGATCAGGGCCGGCCGGAAAACCTGAGCGATGCCTGGCGCACCACCTCGGGCAATTGCTGCACCTGGGCATAGCTCTCACGCAGCCAGCTCGCATCGTTGCCGCGCTGCAGCACCAGGGCCAGCTCCTGCAGCGCGCTCTTGCCTGATGCCGGTGCATGGCTGGTGATGCGCTGCAGGGTCTGCCCTATATGCTCGCGCAGCGAAAGCTGCTCGCTGCTCGCTGGGTCCACATAAGTGCCGTCCAGCCCGAAGCGACAGGCCTGAAACCGGTTATAGGTATAGACCAGATAGTCGTCCTCACTGGGCTCAAAGGGCTGCTCGCTGAGGAACCAGGCACCCAGCGCCTGCACATAGGCCGCTAGCTGCGCAGCGCGATGGATGGACAGCGGCGTGTCGAAGACGCGCACCTCCACGGTGCCGAACTCGGGCTTGGGACGGATATCCCAGTAAAAATCCTTCATGCTGTGAATCACGCCCGTGGCCGCCATCTTGGCGAAGTAGCGCTCGAAGTCCTCCCAATGCAGGGAAAACGGCGCACGACCCGAGAGCGGAAATGCGAACACCGAGTTGAGGCGCGCGGAGTCAAACGCCGTGTCCTGGCCCTGCACAAAAGGGCTGGACGCCGACAGCGCAATGAAATGCGGGATATAGCGCGAAAGCCGGTGAAGCATCATCAACGCCTCGTCGGCACTGGGACAGCCCACATGCACATGCTGACCGAAGATGGTGAACTGCTTGGTCAGATAGCCGTACAACGCCGTCAGCTCCTTGAAGCGCGGCTTGTCGTAAATGCGTTGCTGGTGCCATTGCTGGAACGGGTGCGTGCCGCCACCGGCCAGCGCGATATTGAGTCGGTCGGCCGCCTTGACCAGGGCATCGCGCGTAACCGCCAGCTGCTCATAGGCGTCCTGTGCATCCTGACAGATGCCAGTCGAGATCTCGATCATGCTGGAGGTCACCTCCGGCACGATGGAGCCCGGCACCTTGGCATTCTTGAGCAGAGCCAGCATATCGGGCGCATATGGCGTCATATCGTAGTGATGGGTGTTGAGCAGCTGCAACTCCAGCTCCACGCCCAGCGTCAAAGCCTGCGATGGCGCGAATTCGCCCAGACCGCCGCTCTCTGACGCAGCCGGCTGACTTTGTTCTATCTCATGCGTCATGGCGCTTGCCTCCTCTTTGCAAGGCCGCTCGGCCCACACCGCGATGGGCATCGCCGCTGCGCCAAAGGGCGGTGGCGGCCAGCAGCACTCCCAGTACCTCGCACACCACAATCACCGGCAGGGCAATGGCCGCCACCTGCTGGGCCACGCTGGCGTTGAAGGCGGTCCATTGCAGTGCGATACCGGACAGCATCAGCAAAGCCAGGCCCGACAAAGCCAATTGCCCGCAAGCCACAGGCCACTGCCTGCGCCAGCCTATGCCGGTCCCCAGGCCCAGCAGCAAGATGGAGCCGAACTTCCCCAGAATTCTTGCCAGGACGACGCTGGCCACCACCGAAACCATGGCCCAAGACAGGTTCACCTGAGAGGCCATGCTGGCCACCAGCACGAACATCAGCAGATTGAGCATGGCATGGGCAGCCTGAAAGGCCTGGGGCCAGACCAGGGGCATGGGGCTGAAATTGCGCAACATCAGCCCAGCGACCACGAAGCCGAGCGCGGCCGAGCCGCCCCATTGTTCGGCCAGCAAACAAACCGCAGCCATGGCCGCCAGCAGATACAGGGCCGTGGTGTCGCTACGCGATGACTGCCAGCGCAGCACCGGCCAGAAGGCAACCGTGACCAGCAAGGCCCAGAACAGAGTCAGAAGCAAGCTCAGCAGCAAGCGTCCAAGGCCCGCCGTCGAGAATTGCAGGCCACCGCCCGCCGCTTGGGCGACCGGCACAAACACCACCGTCAGAACCAGCGCCCCCAGCAGCGCCAGCAAGGTGCTGATGGTGGCAAGAAGCAGGCTGCGATCGGTCACCGCACCGCTGGCACGCAGATCATCGGCAATACGCAGCAGCACGGCTGGCGAGGCCGCCATGGAAATCACACCAACGGCCAGCGCCACGGCCCAGCCCCAGCCCAGCGCCAGCAAGGTCGAAGCTACCACGGCCAGCGTGACCAGCGACTCGCCAAGGCTTTGCAGCAGCAACCAGGGCTGGCGCAGCAGCCAGGGCAAGGAGACCTGGGAGGCCGCCAGCAGCAGGCTGACGCCTACGGCCACCTCCAGCAGCAAAGCCGTGCTGCCCTGCAACGGCCAGGGCAGATCGCCAAACCCCACCCAGCCGGCCACGAGGCCGACCAGGGTGTAGCCCAGCATGCGCGGATAGCCGGAAAAACGGTAAACCATATGGCCAAGCAAGGCTGCGGCCGCTACGAGAACGCACCAACTCAGCAGCGGCGGAAAACCGGCAGGCCAGATGCCCGCCTCCAGATTGCCAAATGGCATAAAGCGCCCTCCTGTATCAAGACCCGTACAGTGCGACAAAGTCACGGCACCAGGGTTGGTGCAGGCAGCGTTGCGAAAGATGCGGTCAGCGCCGCTTGAAAGCCCGGACATGCGCCGGAATGCAACACCTGCTATTGCGCGACCAACTCTTCTCCAGAGGATCAAGGCGGTCACCACGCACGCTCCGTGGCCTGCTTGGAACACAACAGGCACTATCGCGGAGCGCTACAAACATCATAGGGGTGCCAGATCGAATGACGTTACAGGGTGTCAGCCTTCCGACATTTCTGTGTCCGAATGCATTGCTTGTTAGAGTTTTGCAAACCGTCCGAGCATGAAAAATGCCGGGCTCAACTCTGCGTAGACCCGGCATTGATTCATGTGAAAAGCCCTTCTGTCAGGCCGGTAGCTTGCCGCCCTTCAGCAGCGCTCCCACCAATTCCACCCAGTAACGCATGCCCAGCGGCAGATTGGCGTCGTTAAAGTCGTACTTGGGGTTGTGCAGAGAAGCGCTGTCCTCGCCATTTCCCAGCCAGATATAGACACCCGGGCATTCCTGCGCCATGAAGGCAAAGTCTTCCGAGGCCATGCTGGGCACCATGTCCCGGCGCACCTTGCCTTCGCCCAGCACGCCGGTCAGCACCTCGGCGCAGACTTCGGCGTGCCGGGGGTTGTTGATGGTTGCAGGGTAGCTGACGCGGTAGTCGAGATGGGCCTCCAGGCCGTGCAGCGCGCAGGTCGCGGCAATCGCATCGCGAAAACGTTGCTCGATGCGCGCGCGCTGAGGCATGTCGAAGCAGCGCACAGTGCCGCGCAGCTTGATGACTTCGGGCATCACGTTATAAGTATCGCCGGCGTTGAAGCTGGTCACGCTCAGCACGGCCGGCTTGTGCACCTCTTGCTCGCGCGCAATCAGCGCGGGCAACTGTGTCACCAGTTGGCAGGCCGCCAGCAGTGCGTCTTTGCCCAGATGCGGCATGGCGGCATGGCAGCCCTTGCCGGTCAGCGTCAGATCGAAGATGTCAAAGGCCGCCATCACGGCCGTGGAATGCACCGCCGCCGTACCCACGGGCAGGCCTGGCCAGTTGTGCATGCTGTAGACCGCATCCATCGGGAAGCGCTGGAACAGCCCGCCCTCTATCATGGCGCGCGCGCCACCTTCGTTTTCCTCGGCGGGCTGGAAGATGAAATGCACGGTCCCCGAAAAATCGGGTGCCGAGGCCAAAGCCTGGGCCGCCCCCAGCAGCATGCTGGTATGGCCGTCATGGCCACAGGCATGCATACGGCCAGCGTGCGTGGACGCATGCTCGCACTGATTGAGCTCCGTCACATTCAGCGCATCCATATCGGCGCGCAGGCCGATGGAGGGACCCGCGCCCAGGTTGCCCTTGAGCACGGCAACCACCCCCGTACCGGCCAGGCCGGTGTGCACTTCCAGACCAAAACTTTTGAGCAGCTCGGCCACGCGTGCGCTGGTTCGGTGCTCCTGAAAAGCAGTTTCCGGGTGACGATGAAAGTCATGACGCCAGGCTTGCAGCTCCTGCTGACCGGGCCATTTGATGGTGTTCATCATGGTCTTGCTCCGTTTTTACAGCGTGTGGACAAAGGTCTGGGCGATCAGGGTCGCGGCCAGGAACACGCCGGCATTGGCCAGCAGAGAAACCACGACGATGCGCCAGCCCAGGCGACGGAAGGCCGGGATGTCCTTGGCCAGCGACAGGCCCGCGAACGTGAGCATGGGCGTGATCATGGCCAAGAAATTGACCTTGCCCGTCAAAGCTGCCACTTCGGCGGCATAAGGCGTCAGCGGGAAAGTCATGGCCATGGCGATAAACGAAATCCAGCACACGGCGGGAAGAATGCGGCGCGTGCCGACATAGATCAGATCGCCGACAAACACGGCAGCAATGATGAGCAACACGCCGGGCAGCGCATCCATCACGGGCACCCCATGACCGATGCGGTTGCCGATCAGCACCATGGCTCCGACCAGAAGCCAGGAGGCGAAACGCATGCCCAGACCCAGCGCTGGCACCGGTGCCTGCTCTTCGTCCTTGGCTGCCGACAGATCCACGGCCTGCTGCACCAAGGCCTGCTTGCGCTTGCGGCCCAGAATCGGCTCCAGCCATTGATAGGTACGCAGGGCCAGGGGCAGCGAGATGAACAGCGTCAGATACGTGCCCACCGTCGTTGCGATCAGGTTGGCGGCGGCGGCAAAAGTGGCGATCTGGTCGCTCATTTCGGGATGCTGGGCAGCGATCGCGCCCACGGCGGCAGCCGTCATGCTGCCCGAACCCACGCCGGCGCCCATACCCAGGGCCAGTGGGTGGAAGATATTGAGGCTGGAGACAAAGCCGGCCAGCAGCGAGATGAAGATGGCACCGATCAGCGTGCCAGTGATGTACTCGGCCAGCACGCCGCGGCCTTCGGGCGAATCCATGCCGAAGCGCTCGCCGATGATGGCCAGACCCGGTTCACGACCGATGGAGAACGTCGCGCCGATCGCTTCGCGCTTGATGCCCAGCAGCAGGGCCACCGGCATGCCCAGGGCCACGCAACCGACCAGATTGCCCAGCTCCTGCAACACCAGACCCCAGCCGACCTCAGCCAGCTTGGGCAGCGAACCGCCCACCAGCAGGCCCAGCTTGGCAATGAACAGAAACAGCGCGCAGGACAGCACAGCGGCGGCCAGATTCTGGCTGTACAGGCTCAGTTGCAGCGGGCCCGGCATGCGCTTGCGCAACAGGCCCAGCACCAGGCCGATGAGCAGCGCCCAGATCATGGGCAGCAGCACCACCTTGCCCACGCCCAGCGCAATGGGCAGCGGCCCCAGCCACTCGGACAATGCCGCAATCACCAGCGCCAGTGCAAATACCTGCACCACGCTGCCCACATTCAACGCGGCCTTGGCCGGCTGCACCTCTGTACGCATCAACTTTCCTTGCGCACGACGGCCGCTGCCGACGCGCTGAAATAGCTTTGAACCCTGAAAATGGGCACGACCAGCCCAAGCTG
This window of the Comamonas testosteroni genome carries:
- a CDS encoding aldo/keto reductase; protein product: MHSAISFLQGHANLGMGSWHLGQGRRSWGEEKAALLTGLQLGLSVIDTAEMYGDGLSEELIGEVLRDWTQSRPRPFLVSKVLPMHASRQGVTRAFEASAYKLGVDCIDLYLLHWRGNTPLAETVAGFEDLKMQGRIRHWGVSNFDTDDMQELWQVPGGRNCMVNQVLYNVFSRGIEYDLLPWCQNNGVTVMAYCPLGHGELIEQGLLAEIGGRHGVSASVVALAWALRSGHVLPIPESGSADHIRDNVCALQLRLSAEELALIDAVSPPPRFKQPLDIL
- a CDS encoding GGDEF domain-containing protein, translating into MVATVILGMLCVHLLCFCVLFMLISRRLPGRKMGMEVFALGNLLLGCAYVLQLLGGKPGWSAMSVVNHTLTLCAPVVYALGAMRFFNRPTPVWRPLLILALTYSAAQVLVHSTLGLEARQAMLAGACALLFLGMTVTLLRGMRSFARNMVVEMVVFAILIGGICTLNAMKFVLILQGGLQALDMNSRFQMVFYIYMSFLGTVIPPGAVWLVLRRLTDELGSMAAQDPLTKLLNRRGLLNGLEAHFAAAKGVSVHLLIVDIDHFKRINDNYGHQFGDIVLCRVAEVIRQSTRRSDLKCRLGGEEFVVLCPGLQGDEAPQLAERIRAAIAEIAIPGISLHGCVTCTATIGVSHPFVASHAFDVALQQADAALYRGKRAGRNRVQCVGPEDLWPQAAQGPAARSGPSIRERT
- a CDS encoding DUF2322 family protein — its product is MAFADNLKQLPSIAHISELQLIDSDGKLAASIPNAPGKAGSVTVYNALYAKHGSINVAAAEEGLQLFAEHTEDAKARPGAHPNIDRLLDVIASGKGYAVTVIAA
- a CDS encoding cation:proton antiporter domain-containing protein, encoding MPFGNLEAGIWPAGFPPLLSWCVLVAAAALLGHMVYRFSGYPRMLGYTLVGLVAGWVGFGDLPWPLQGSTALLLEVAVGVSLLLAASQVSLPWLLRQPWLLLQSLGESLVTLAVVASTLLALGWGWAVALAVGVISMAASPAVLLRIADDLRASGAVTDRSLLLATISTLLALLGALVLTVVFVPVAQAAGGGLQFSTAGLGRLLLSLLLTLFWALLVTVAFWPVLRWQSSRSDTTALYLLAAMAAVCLLAEQWGGSAALGFVVAGLMLRNFSPMPLVWPQAFQAAHAMLNLLMFVLVASMASQVNLSWAMVSVVASVVLARILGKFGSILLLGLGTGIGWRRQWPVACGQLALSGLALLMLSGIALQWTAFNASVAQQVAAIALPVIVVCEVLGVLLAATALWRSGDAHRGVGRAALQRGGKRHDA
- a CDS encoding DUF3100 domain-containing protein → MRTEVQPAKAALNVGSVVQVFALALVIAALSEWLGPLPIALGVGKVVLLPMIWALLIGLVLGLLRKRMPGPLQLSLYSQNLAAAVLSCALFLFIAKLGLLVGGSLPKLAEVGWGLVLQELGNLVGCVALGMPVALLLGIKREAIGATFSIGREPGLAIIGERFGMDSPEGRGVLAEYITGTLIGAIFISLLAGFVSSLNIFHPLALGMGAGVGSGSMTAAAVGAIAAQHPEMSDQIATFAAAANLIATTVGTYLTLFISLPLALRTYQWLEPILGRKRKQALVQQAVDLSAAKDEEQAPVPALGLGMRFASWLLVGAMVLIGNRIGHGVPVMDALPGVLLIIAAVFVGDLIYVGTRRILPAVCWISFIAMAMTFPLTPYAAEVAALTGKVNFLAMITPMLTFAGLSLAKDIPAFRRLGWRIVVVSLLANAGVFLAATLIAQTFVHTL
- a CDS encoding DUF2167 domain-containing protein; amino-acid sequence: MFKSIAAAVLGLSLSLGVWAKADATEELPPEIKALHWQESGKGEIADKASVKIPSGYAFLGQADTSKLLQAFGNPPSSDHFLIAPKSLDWFAVFSYEDTGYVKDDEKIDADDLLKSMQAGDKAGNEQRKKLGLEALYTDGWQVPPHYDTTTKRLEWGLRLRGETGEKNVNYTSRILGRSGVMTATLVSDTATLAQNTDEFKKVLAGFDYNSGQTYAEFKNGDKVAAIGLGALVLGGAAAVATKKGLWGAIAGFLAAGWKIIAAAAVALFAGIGKLLGRKKAAE
- a CDS encoding M20 aminoacylase family protein, whose product is MMNTIKWPGQQELQAWRHDFHRHPETAFQEHRTSARVAELLKSFGLEVHTGLAGTGVVAVLKGNLGAGPSIGLRADMDALNVTELNQCEHASTHAGRMHACGHDGHTSMLLGAAQALASAPDFSGTVHFIFQPAEENEGGARAMIEGGLFQRFPMDAVYSMHNWPGLPVGTAAVHSTAVMAAFDIFDLTLTGKGCHAAMPHLGKDALLAACQLVTQLPALIAREQEVHKPAVLSVTSFNAGDTYNVMPEVIKLRGTVRCFDMPQRARIEQRFRDAIAATCALHGLEAHLDYRVSYPATINNPRHAEVCAEVLTGVLGEGKVRRDMVPSMASEDFAFMAQECPGVYIWLGNGEDSASLHNPKYDFNDANLPLGMRYWVELVGALLKGGKLPA
- a CDS encoding YbdK family carboxylate-amine ligase; the encoded protein is MTHEIEQSQPAASESGGLGEFAPSQALTLGVELELQLLNTHHYDMTPYAPDMLALLKNAKVPGSIVPEVTSSMIEISTGICQDAQDAYEQLAVTRDALVKAADRLNIALAGGGTHPFQQWHQQRIYDKPRFKELTALYGYLTKQFTIFGQHVHVGCPSADEALMMLHRLSRYIPHFIALSASSPFVQGQDTAFDSARLNSVFAFPLSGRAPFSLHWEDFERYFAKMAATGVIHSMKDFYWDIRPKPEFGTVEVRVFDTPLSIHRAAQLAAYVQALGAWFLSEQPFEPSEDDYLVYTYNRFQACRFGLDGTYVDPASSEQLSLREHIGQTLQRITSHAPASGKSALQELALVLQRGNDASWLRESYAQVQQLPEVVRQASLRFSGRP